One region of Metallibacterium scheffleri genomic DNA includes:
- a CDS encoding DNA-processing protein DprA has product MESLLHRTNDPAAALTCPPIVPSREMAAYEALWTRKKTSFKTLAECFRSNPQSTPSELVSDEEINTHLSLVMEKISQANISDFGIRVHGSTDYPERLRDAAHPVELLYYRGWWDLVDAPKRIAIVGSRNVSEDGVRRTRKLTGLLVKAGYTIVSGLAKGVDTVAHTTAMAYGGSTIAVIGTPITQSYPPENRQLQEKIAEHHLLISQVPICRYADQDYRSNRLFFPERNATMSAIAQATVIVEASDTSGTLAQARAALHQGRKLFILDSCFLNPDLSWPRQFEEQGAICVTSVDDIQAALE; this is encoded by the coding sequence ATGGAATCTCTCCTGCATCGGACGAACGACCCCGCGGCTGCGCTGACCTGTCCGCCCATCGTACCGTCGCGCGAAATGGCGGCCTACGAGGCCCTATGGACGCGGAAGAAAACCTCCTTCAAGACTCTCGCGGAGTGCTTTCGCAGCAACCCGCAATCGACACCCTCGGAGTTGGTGAGCGACGAAGAGATCAACACTCATTTGTCGTTGGTCATGGAAAAGATCAGCCAAGCCAACATCAGCGACTTTGGGATCCGCGTCCACGGTTCGACCGATTACCCCGAACGCTTGCGAGATGCGGCGCATCCGGTGGAGCTGCTCTACTACCGCGGCTGGTGGGATCTGGTCGACGCACCCAAGCGCATTGCGATCGTGGGTTCCCGAAATGTGTCCGAAGACGGCGTACGCCGGACCCGCAAGCTGACGGGGCTGCTGGTGAAGGCTGGCTACACCATCGTTTCCGGCTTGGCCAAAGGCGTGGACACTGTGGCACACACCACAGCGATGGCCTATGGCGGCAGCACTATCGCGGTTATCGGCACGCCGATTACCCAATCGTATCCACCCGAGAACCGTCAGCTGCAGGAGAAGATCGCCGAGCACCACCTCCTGATCAGCCAGGTACCGATCTGTCGCTACGCCGATCAGGACTACCGCAGCAACCGGCTGTTCTTCCCGGAGCGCAACGCCACAATGTCGGCGATCGCGCAGGCAACGGTCATTGTCGAAGCCAGCGATACCTCTGGCACGTTAGCGCAAGCGCGCGCGGCCTTGCATCAGGGCCGCAAGCTTTTCATTTTGGACAGCTGTTTTCTCAACCCGGATCTGAGTTGGCCGCGGCAATTTGAAGAACAAGGCGCAATTTGCGTCACCAGCGTCGACGACATTCAGGCAGCCCTTGAATAG
- a CDS encoding phosphoribosyltransferase has product MLLVLTSPDALLNGGVPDPVLVKVLADAKAAAHPVGLISNHAEPAWFAASFGGTGVQFLHTPGRQSGTIISTNATKFGLNPFDALVVAVKDVDVQMGKNGGAILVAAGWSTSMQVQALGIRIANPQELADVIALTSGWAGQWWYTGTTPQYSVRALSDLSGFGKAVTQADFAKRLTTTVKNGGARLNSLLTLTARSLLIDGWGTQADQVWAVYPSSSSTNNDSEVLSDFTHRLRTTVSRVRMCKRGEPLFIRHTPSVKRSRGGGGDRTDPTDQLLTVLLNPFYKTNGRLKNKHVVVVDDCMTYGVSFGVAAALLRKAGAKSVTDVALGKFGNQLRHYEIDILGDPFKRLTTKDFNLIKSVHFPGGATNAVPQAVLQALIPK; this is encoded by the coding sequence ATGTTGCTCGTCCTGACGTCCCCCGATGCCCTGCTGAACGGCGGCGTGCCCGATCCCGTGCTGGTAAAGGTGTTGGCAGATGCCAAGGCGGCGGCCCATCCGGTGGGGCTGATCTCCAACCACGCGGAACCTGCTTGGTTTGCTGCGTCGTTCGGCGGTACTGGGGTACAGTTTCTGCACACACCGGGTCGCCAGTCCGGCACGATCATCTCGACCAATGCCACGAAGTTCGGGCTCAACCCCTTCGATGCGCTAGTGGTGGCGGTCAAGGACGTCGATGTTCAGATGGGCAAAAACGGCGGGGCGATCCTTGTAGCCGCCGGCTGGTCGACGAGTATGCAGGTTCAGGCGCTGGGCATCCGGATCGCGAATCCGCAGGAACTGGCTGACGTCATTGCCCTCACCAGTGGCTGGGCAGGCCAGTGGTGGTACACGGGCACCACACCGCAATACAGCGTGCGCGCCTTGTCGGACCTGTCGGGATTCGGCAAGGCGGTCACCCAGGCGGACTTTGCCAAGCGGCTGACCACCACCGTCAAGAACGGTGGCGCCCGGTTGAACTCATTACTCACCCTGACGGCACGCTCGTTGCTGATCGACGGTTGGGGAACGCAGGCCGATCAAGTTTGGGCGGTGTATCCGTCCTCGAGCAGCACGAACAACGACAGTGAAGTGCTGTCGGACTTCACCCATCGCCTGCGCACGACCGTGTCGCGCGTGCGCATGTGCAAGAGGGGCGAACCGTTGTTCATCCGTCACACGCCCTCGGTCAAACGGTCCCGCGGTGGGGGAGGCGATCGCACTGATCCGACGGATCAGTTGCTGACCGTCCTCTTAAATCCGTTTTACAAGACGAACGGTCGACTGAAGAACAAGCACGTCGTGGTCGTGGATGACTGCATGACCTACGGGGTGTCCTTTGGAGTGGCGGCCGCGCTGCTGCGCAAGGCTGGAGCCAAATCGGTGACCGACGTTGCTCTGGGCAAGTTCGGAAATCAATTGCGGCACTACGAGATCGACATCTTGGGCGATCCATTCAAGCGCCTTACCACGAAAGATTTTAACCTTATTAAGTCCGTACACTTCCCCGGCGGCGCGACCAATGCCGTCCCGCAGGCTGTACTTCAGGCCTTGATCCCAAAATAG